From Juglans regia cultivar Chandler chromosome 9, Walnut 2.0, whole genome shotgun sequence:
ATCAGTGGCCCAGGGGTCGAATGCGTGGAAGTCTGTCAGGTCCGGCATATTCTGCTTATAGCCAATTTATAATTCAGCCAACCACCCAAGCAGCACAAACTGCAAGACCACCGACAAATCCGACTCCTCCAGCAAACAGTGTTACACCTCAACAGCAGGTATCTGTCGCCAATAGCACAGAAATGCCGGCAGTCCTCACATCCACAGGTAGACCCAGCTGGTAAATATAATTTGCCATAACCAATTTTGTATCCCACCATCACCTTGTAAAGTTTTTAACTTGGACGAGTTATATGCTAGTTTGGATGTCTGTATGTATTCAGGAACTGAAGTTGATTTCGATAATTGTCTGAGTGGTTATGGCATCATCTTTTGATAGTTTTACCGTGCGGTTCAAGTGCCCACTGCACTcataaaagcttttcctttcCTTCGGACGTAAGAGAGaaacaaccatttttttttttagaaaaatgatatttgtaatcacAAAATGCGTTGcacactccttttaaaaaaaaatatatatatataaatataaaatttacataaaaaaaataatcttttaataataagctttactctttttcaaaaaaaaatctacagcACTTCTTTTCTAATCGATATcgaaatatatgaaatttgctcatcaatttaaaatttaaattagagTGAATTTGTTGGTTAGGTTATCCACACACCTAATATAAGTTGGTTAAAGGCACCTGCCACATTTCTCACCTATATTGTAATTAGGATTTACATCTCTTAAGGTTTTTGACCGGACAATCTCTTCCTATATAAGCATGGGtgtgaatttgaaatttgaatgcatAACTCAAGGCTAGGATGGCTGAATTATGTAAATCAAGGTTCCTCGCTCTAAGTGGATTCtattgaaaaaatttcataGATGCTGATAGaaggccaaaaataaaaaataaaggttgATTTAtgaacccaaaaaagaaaaaaaaaaaaaaaaagatcttgcAGTCACGCTCGCTTACGGATTCTTACTCCATACAGCACTTCAGCAGGGTAGGGTAGGCTTAGAATTTTAGTTGGCACCACTTGCATTAATACTCCCATTTCTTCATCTCCATTCCTTCAGGTGGGCTGCCTTCAACCTTTTTTGAACCCACTTCTTTCCAGTCTGTTGACAGCGCTGTCCCATTCGATTCTATCTGTAACATTGAAGCAGAATTCAAATTACAACATTTCCATGAATCTTTGAAGTAAAGAAAAATCCCCAAAGAAATTGAGCATTGCTCCTTATATGGAAGGACTTCAACggaagaaaaaattgaagaaaaatacaacaaatgTTTGATTGATCAGAACAAAGGCAAACTCTGAGAGGAGACTATGGACTTGGCAAATTTATCAGCTAGAGCCAGATATTGTAGAATATTAGAACTTGAGTCAAGGCAAAGGTGTTAATAAAAGATAACAAATATGTGGGAATCTTACAAAAGATTTGCTCATAGCTCTCCTCATGTCCTCGTCTGCATTTTGGTAAATTTCTCGGAACAGCTTGTTTACAGCCGCATCACCATCTAGcttctcttctttctcctgAAGTTCAAATCATCGCAAGGTTAATATCAATAACATGAGTTAAAGCACGTAAAGGCAGACAAGAGTttcatattattgtaattttgtaattccTTTTTAggtttttccctttcttttctttttctttttcttttttttgacgGGGAGGGGGAGTATTCTAAAACAGAAATCCCCCAgtacaatataaaaatacagGTTGCTTAAAAACCTCTTTCTTCACCAGCGCCACCAACTTATCCCAATCTTTTTTCCTTGGCATTGAAGATGGATATGCAGGCCTTTGAGATCCAactgaaaattaataaaaggaagcaagttaataaaaaatcactagaattaaaaaaaaaaaaaggatctcTTGGTTCACTGTAACAATGGAGATCATATGCTTTTGGCATAATGCACCTACTATTAAATAACAATGAAGCACCTAACCATATAACAGAGATCAGAATTCTACAAACAGTATCTAAGTGTGAATTACAATGGCATGTCTCTTACCTGACGAGACATTTACTTTTTGAGTTACTGCAATTTCCTTGCTATATTCAAGTGATGACCAGTTGATACCTTCAGCTTTCACGAGACGGATTTCAACTTTAGTTGACAGTACATCGTATCGACATTTCTCAGGTACTATCTGTTTTTCATACAAATACAAAAACCAAAATCAGACTGCCAAAAACTTATGCATCTATATTGGGTCAAACGTAAGGATTGGGTTTGGGAAAATTACTTAATATTTATGTTCATTCAACACCTGGCTGACTTATAGATAGgctgatatttaaaaaagaaaataccagTTCATAGCCATGTTTCAAGACATATAGAGGTTCAAAGTGGTGCAATGCCATCAAAAGTCTTGCTAATTCTCCATTTAGTTCACTTtccacaaggaaaaaaaaaaaaaaaaaaaaaaagggaagaaaaataaatacaaagcaGAAGACAAATATTTTGCCCCATTTCTGCTCATCACTTACAAGCTAAACAATTGAAAGAAAGACATGAAGAGTCCTATTACTTTTTTTCTACTTGTTAAACAAACATTCAGAGCTCAAGTAGAAGAGATTGTTGAACAACATGGTTTCTGAAATGCCCTTGTAATGTTTCAGCTGGTAGATAATGAAGTGGAAATTCCTATATGATCCATGCAAGAAACAATGGCATCATACAGTAAGTTCATGCAATACCTTCCCAAATAACCGAGGTTGAAAATTATAAGCATCTTCACCAGGGACATCAATGGTGACACTTAGCTGCaagacaagaaaaattaaattagctCATCTAGGCAAACAAATACAACCAAAGGCCATCTCAAGCTACATGaatattgaaaagaataatcacCAAACAGCAGCAGTTTACAGAGGGTAAACGAAAGCAAAATTTATCTCATGTCAAAAACAAATGTCTAGAAGATCTACGTACGATCTGTTCTCCAAACTCGACAGCCACATTGTTGGCCGGTATGCCCTTTGCAAATATTGTAACGACGACTTCCTCTGGCTTCTGGTAGTATTCATGTCTGTTCAACCATTCAACCATCAATCATCAATCATCAGATAACAATTAAGATGAGATTGTGTAACCTGAATGACATAAGTGGGTGAGAATAGTAGAGGGAATCGTGGTAGTCTTAAGAGTTCTAACTTGGGAATGTCCAACAGGGGACACAAACAACCTTATTATGCTTGATGATTTAGATTAGTGCTCCATGTATCAACAGTTATGCCTTGCCTTAGAAGTACTGAATGAAACATCAAACAAGAAACTGCACACAACAACTAACCCCATACATACACCTACACATCATAATTTGTCTATACAGGGCCATTGGGTCATGTAACTGCAAGTGCTTTCCACCATTTCTCACTACAGGTAAACTTCAAGCGAGgtaaaaaagaatgaataaagGTTATAGCTACTTCAAACCCCACTCCAAGAAGCCCTCCTCTTTTGCTAGCCCATAATCTACATACAAACATTACCTTTCACATAATCAGAGCATAATGGATGGGATGAAAGGAAGTGTAAGGACTTCTAGGATAACTAACGAGTATAATGAAAAGCTCTGGAAAGTTAAAGAGTTATACCAACAACTTTTTGCGGTACAGATTGAGGGCAGACAGGTGCAAAAATACTTGGCGAGAAAAAGTGCAAGAACCTGTATTTTGGTCTGACTGAAGTGCTCATCGGACGGGACATGTCAAATGCTTTCTTAGCTTCTTCAAGAGTTCCAATAGCTGCATCAGATAATTCACATGCAGTAGAAGCCGTTGTCGTAGTTGGTGACGCATCTGGTGTCAAGCTCTCCGCTGCATCATTAGCTTCCTTTGAAGAAACATccgtaaaaaaatatagaaaactcTCCCAATAAAAATTCAGCTACCAGCTTAGCAATAACTACCAAAGACCAAAACTCGGGCTTGCTTCTAAAAACTCTATAGAGTAGCCCAAACAAATTAAAGACACATATCTCAAAGACCGCCAACAATCATATACCTGCTATGCGCTGATCGCATTCTTCAATCAACTTGGTGAATCTCGAATCTTTCTGTGCCAAAGATGCGCCTTTCTCAAGAGATACCTTAGCATTACGATATTCACCGCACTTTATACACGCAATCCTGTCGAGGACGGAAGTAAACTAGGCAAATAAGTAATAGAGGAAGTTTTTAAAAAGTAGGACAATCCGTAGTTAGTACAAGATCACTGATTCGCTTCACACCTCGCGGTGCTTATACCTCTCGCCTATCGGAAATCAgtattatacttaaaaaaaaaaaaaaaaccgttatACATTGTAATTGTAAATCAACATCTAAAGAAAGGAATAGagaacttcaaaaaaaaaaaaaaaatttatcattattgaACTACTTGAGCACATTAGGGATTATcaacataaacataaattcGGGAACGTCTAACTGAATGACCACCACTTTTAAACTTGAAATTCCGAACAGTCATCCTGTACGAGAATAGTTGAACCCAACGATCATGACTAATATGCGAAGCATTACGCACCCTTTACGCAGATAAGCCTTAGCCATCGAAGCATCTAATTCTATTGCCTTGTTTGCATCCGCAACCGCTTCTGCTCGAACAAATACCaaaaaaacaagaacagaaagaaataaatacataaaatcagTAACTTCCCCCGAGAAATCTAGCAAAATCAAAGCAACGAAGAAAACCACTcataaccaataaaaaaaatgaagtaccGGTGAAATTGGCGAGTTTGAGACGAGCCTGTGCTCGGTCGGCGTAAAGATCGGCGTCGTCGGGGTTGAAGGCAATGGCCTGAGCGTATAGATCAATGGCCAATTGGAAGTCGTCGTCCAAGAAGGCATCCTTCGCTTTCGCCGCTAATTGGGTTCCCATCCGAGAGAGGAGAGGAGTTTCTGGGAGTGATCCGACCGGGACGCAGAGAAGAGAAAGTGGAGGGAAACTGTGCGGGGACCCCAGAAGTTGAAATTGGATTTATTAGTACTCTTCTGGAAACTTCCTTCCAACTTTCGGATAACGGAGACTGTTACGTATTGCTTGACAATTACGCAAGGAACAAGAAGCATATTACGACATGTAGtcaaatttggaaaattcaCGATTTGCAGGTTTCATGGATACGACGTGTCGTCTTTGTTGATTCAAAAACCCACATCAAATGGTGTCTACTCTAGTATGGACCGTGGTCCATGtgatatttttactttattatagAATATCatttaatcaaaattattcTATATTAAATGAGATATTGTGatggagaaatattatttatttatattgaaatgCTTCTTCCTCAATTATAGAGTGTAAAGATGCAAATCCGAATATCTAGTTATATTTGAGTCTGCTCGAGTCTATAATGTAGTTTGGATATTTGTATAAGTTAACCCGAGTAGGTACCCGGTTATAAAATTTGGATATCCAAATACTCGGATTGTAATTGAATATTCGAATTTgtcaaaaaacaattttaaataggAGGGCTACAAACACAAAACAacgttattttatatataaggtaattttttaaaatataaattcggTTATGAATACCAAATATTAACCTGTAATTAGCATTATATAATTGTACTCACATCCGAATACGAGCGGGTATAAGATTTAGATATACGCTAGGGTAAAATTCGGTATATACCCACTCGAATGAGTTCGATTTTTCAAATTACAGACCAGACTAGACCTACTCAATTATACTcaagattttattcaaatttatgaTATAAGAAAGCAGAGTGTAGCACATCAAATGTTGTCATAGGAATgattaattcatcttaaatagTAACATTTTTCACTGCAAAGCTGAGGTCCCTTTACTTTAgaatttacaaataattaattaagaattaaGTAAGGCta
This genomic window contains:
- the LOC108997486 gene encoding protein SGT1 homolog A-like isoform X1, which encodes MGTQLAAKAKDAFLDDDFQLAIDLYAQAIAFNPDDADLYADRAQARLKLANFTEAVADANKAIELDASMAKAYLRKGIACIKCGEYRNAKVSLEKGASLAQKDSRFTKLIEECDQRIAEEANDAAESLTPDASPTTTTASTACELSDAAIGTLEEAKKAFDMSRPMSTSVRPKYRHEYYQKPEEVVVTIFAKGIPANNVAVEFGEQILSVTIDVPGEDAYNFQPRLFGKIVPEKCRYDVLSTKVEIRLVKAEGINWSSLEYSKEIAVTQKVNVSSVGSQRPAYPSSMPRKKDWDKLVALVKKEEKEEKLDGDAAVNKLFREIYQNADEDMRRAMSKSFIESNGTALSTDWKEVGSKKVEGSPPEGMEMKKWEY
- the LOC108997486 gene encoding protein SGT1 homolog A-like isoform X2: MGTQLAAKAKDAFLDDDFQLAIDLYAQAIAFNPDDADLYADRAQARLKLANFTEAVADANKAIELDASMAKAYLRKGIACIKCGEYRNAKVSLEKGASLAQKDSRFTKLIEECDQRIAAESLTPDASPTTTTASTACELSDAAIGTLEEAKKAFDMSRPMSTSVRPKYRHEYYQKPEEVVVTIFAKGIPANNVAVEFGEQILSVTIDVPGEDAYNFQPRLFGKIVPEKCRYDVLSTKVEIRLVKAEGINWSSLEYSKEIAVTQKVNVSSVGSQRPAYPSSMPRKKDWDKLVALVKKEEKEEKLDGDAAVNKLFREIYQNADEDMRRAMSKSFIESNGTALSTDWKEVGSKKVEGSPPEGMEMKKWEY